The following are encoded in a window of Prevotella melaninogenica genomic DNA:
- a CDS encoding lactate utilization protein B, which yields MSTYHSKKAKEFLKDPKKVERHDRTFWSLRQKRDAAAAELPEWEDLREHASRIKEHTATHLADYLEQFSNSLERNGVIVHFAKDAQEFNEMVYGILESHKVKKLVKSKSMLTEECEMNPYLIKRGINVVESDLGERILQLMHLKPAHIVMPAIHLTRDEIGEMFEEKGISKEKGNHDPTYLTRCAREDLRGDFMDADAGLTGCNFGVAATGDCVVCTNEGNADMSTSVPKLHIVAMGIEKVIPDYDSLAVFQRLLARSGTGQPSTAFTSQFRKARPGGEMHVILVDNGRSDMIANKEHWMTLKCIRCGACMNTCPVYRRSGGYSYSYFIPGPIGVNLGMLKNSKQHSGNVSACSLCLSCDCVCPAKVTPGSQIYRWRQSLETYGTENKEKKVMAEGMKVVYENYHIYDALLRNSSVANHIPESLMDIKLNPWSIGHTMPKFAKKPFHVIFKHAMEELKHE from the coding sequence ATGTCAACATATCATTCTAAAAAAGCAAAAGAGTTTCTGAAAGACCCTAAGAAGGTTGAGCGACATGACCGTACATTTTGGTCATTACGTCAGAAAAGAGATGCTGCAGCGGCAGAGCTACCAGAATGGGAGGATTTACGTGAACATGCAAGTCGAATAAAAGAGCATACAGCAACCCATTTAGCTGACTATTTAGAGCAATTCTCTAATAGTTTGGAACGTAATGGTGTTATTGTTCATTTTGCAAAAGATGCACAAGAGTTTAATGAAATGGTTTATGGGATACTTGAATCTCATAAAGTAAAGAAACTCGTTAAATCTAAATCAATGCTGACCGAGGAATGCGAAATGAATCCTTATCTGATAAAGAGAGGAATCAATGTCGTTGAATCCGACCTTGGTGAGCGAATTCTTCAACTCATGCATTTGAAGCCAGCGCATATTGTTATGCCTGCTATTCACTTGACTCGTGATGAGATTGGAGAGATGTTTGAAGAGAAAGGAATCTCTAAAGAGAAAGGAAATCATGACCCAACTTATCTTACACGTTGTGCACGTGAAGATTTGCGTGGTGATTTTATGGATGCTGATGCAGGACTTACAGGTTGTAACTTTGGTGTTGCTGCGACAGGAGATTGCGTTGTCTGCACTAATGAAGGTAATGCTGACATGTCAACTTCAGTACCTAAATTACATATTGTTGCCATGGGTATTGAGAAAGTTATTCCTGATTATGATTCGTTGGCAGTGTTCCAACGCTTATTAGCACGTAGTGGAACAGGGCAACCATCAACTGCCTTTACCTCTCAATTCCGTAAGGCACGACCAGGAGGTGAGATGCATGTAATATTAGTAGACAATGGTCGTAGTGACATGATTGCTAATAAAGAACATTGGATGACACTGAAGTGTATTCGATGTGGTGCATGTATGAATACTTGCCCTGTCTATCGTCGTTCAGGAGGTTATTCATATAGTTACTTTATTCCAGGTCCTATTGGAGTTAATCTTGGTATGCTAAAGAATTCAAAACAGCACAGTGGTAATGTTTCTGCATGCTCATTATGTTTGAGTTGTGATTGTGTTTGCCCTGCAAAGGTAACTCCTGGTAGTCAGATTTATCGCTGGCGTCAGAGCCTTGAAACGTATGGAACAGAGAACAAAGAGAAGAAAGTGATGGCAGAAGGAATGAAAGTTGTTTACGAAAACTATCATATTTATGATGCTTTACTTCGTAATTCATCAGTAGCCAATCACATACCAGAATCGCTAATGGATATAAAGCTTAATCCATGGAGCATTGGTCATACAATGCCAAAGTTTGCGAAAAAGCCTTTCCATGTCATATTTAAGCACGCAATGGAGGAATTGAAGCATGAATAA
- a CDS encoding (Fe-S)-binding protein produces the protein MRVGLFIPCYVDALYPQVGVATYKLLKKLKIDVVYPEHQTCCGQPMANGGFQRMSNHLAGRFEDKFKDFDYIVTPSVSCAAFVRVNYPQILDHECQTPKKTMELVEFLHDVLKVKELPGSFPHVVSVHNSCHGVRELTLSTPSELQEKPVNKIVELLKLKEGITVKEPDRKDECCGFGGMFAVEEPYISTAMGNDKVKRHMDTGAEFITGSDSSCLMHMQGVAGKNHYPIKFMHVAEILAAGL, from the coding sequence ATGAGAGTTGGTCTCTTTATTCCATGCTACGTCGATGCACTTTATCCACAAGTAGGCGTAGCAACTTATAAGCTTTTGAAAAAGCTAAAAATAGATGTAGTCTATCCCGAACATCAGACTTGTTGTGGTCAACCAATGGCAAATGGTGGCTTTCAGCGTATGTCAAATCACCTTGCTGGACGTTTTGAGGATAAGTTTAAAGACTTCGATTATATCGTAACACCGAGTGTATCTTGTGCTGCTTTTGTGCGGGTTAATTACCCACAAATACTCGATCATGAGTGTCAGACACCTAAGAAAACAATGGAGTTGGTAGAATTCTTACATGATGTTCTGAAGGTAAAGGAACTTCCTGGAAGTTTTCCTCATGTCGTGTCTGTTCATAACTCTTGTCATGGTGTACGTGAATTAACGCTTAGTACACCTTCTGAATTGCAAGAGAAACCTGTAAATAAGATAGTTGAATTATTGAAACTCAAGGAAGGTATCACAGTTAAAGAACCTGATCGCAAGGATGAATGTTGCGGTTTTGGTGGTATGTTTGCTGTTGAAGAACCTTATATCAGCACTGCCATGGGTAACGATAAAGTGAAACGTCATATGGATACGGGAGCTGAGTTTATTACTGGTTCGGATAGTTCATGCTTAATGCACATGCAGGGTGTAGCAGGAAAGAACCACTATCCTATCAAGTTCATGCATGTAGCTGAGATCTTAGCTGCAGGTTTATGA
- a CDS encoding DNA topoisomerase 3 codes for MIVCIAEKPSVAKDIARILGANKACNGYMEGNNYQVTWTFGHLCELKEPNDYFTNWKYWSLAALPMIPPRFGIKLIEDEGIKKQFAVIEQLYQSAEMIINCGDAGQEGELIQRWVMQKAGVKCPVKRLWISSMTDEAIREGFANLKEQEQYQPLYLAGLSRAIGDWLLGMNATRLYTLKYGNNSYGRGQVLSIGRVQTPTLALIVQRQKEIDNFKPEPYWVLATVYRDTQFTATKGKFTSKEEGEKAFSTIEGKPFTITSVAKKKGAEQPKQLYDLTSLQVDCNRKFGFSAEMTLNTIQTLYERKLTTYPRVDTQFLSDDIYPKCPQIMNGLFQTTFAGKKPYADIVKTLGGKPLPKTKRVFDSSKVTDHHAIIPTGVLPQGLTDAEQKVYDLIARRFIAAFYPDCKFSTTTVLGKVDEIEFKVSGKEILDLGWRVCTDTPAGSSSTPSDDSQEGTATASPLLPTFKKGESGPHTPTLTEKQTTPPKHYTEASLLRAMETAGKFVEDETLRAAMKENGIGRPSSRAGIIETLFKRHYIRRKRKNIEATDTGIALIDTIHEKLLTSAELTGIWEKKLRDIEAKKYDASQFINELKEQLTNIVNDVLADNSSRKIGEVEGNKEK; via the coding sequence ATGATAGTTTGCATTGCAGAGAAACCCAGTGTTGCTAAAGATATAGCTCGAATCCTTGGTGCCAACAAGGCTTGTAACGGCTATATGGAGGGCAATAATTACCAGGTAACATGGACCTTCGGCCACCTTTGTGAGTTGAAGGAACCTAATGATTATTTTACGAACTGGAAATATTGGAGTCTTGCTGCATTGCCAATGATACCTCCACGCTTTGGTATTAAGCTCATTGAGGATGAAGGTATCAAGAAGCAGTTTGCTGTTATTGAGCAGCTTTACCAGTCGGCAGAGATGATTATCAACTGTGGTGACGCTGGTCAGGAAGGTGAACTAATTCAGCGTTGGGTAATGCAAAAAGCAGGTGTAAAGTGTCCTGTGAAGCGTCTTTGGATATCTTCGATGACGGATGAAGCTATTCGCGAGGGGTTTGCCAACTTAAAGGAACAAGAGCAGTATCAGCCACTTTACCTCGCAGGATTGTCTCGCGCGATAGGTGACTGGCTATTAGGAATGAATGCTACACGCCTTTATACATTAAAGTATGGTAACAATAGTTATGGCAGAGGTCAGGTTCTGTCAATTGGTCGAGTACAGACACCAACCTTGGCACTCATCGTACAGCGACAGAAAGAGATAGATAACTTTAAGCCAGAGCCTTATTGGGTATTAGCTACAGTGTATCGTGATACGCAGTTTACGGCAACAAAGGGTAAATTCACCTCTAAAGAAGAAGGAGAAAAAGCCTTCTCTACGATTGAAGGAAAGCCTTTTACGATTACAAGTGTGGCAAAAAAGAAAGGGGCAGAACAGCCTAAGCAGCTTTATGATCTCACCTCTCTGCAGGTAGATTGTAACCGTAAGTTTGGATTCTCTGCTGAGATGACACTCAATACGATTCAAACTCTCTACGAACGTAAGCTTACAACTTATCCGCGTGTTGACACACAGTTCCTCTCTGATGATATTTATCCGAAGTGTCCACAGATAATGAACGGACTCTTTCAGACTACCTTTGCGGGTAAAAAGCCTTATGCCGATATTGTAAAGACGTTGGGTGGCAAGCCATTGCCTAAGACAAAACGCGTCTTTGATTCCTCAAAGGTGACAGATCACCATGCCATTATTCCGACTGGTGTACTACCACAAGGACTGACAGATGCTGAGCAAAAGGTGTATGACCTCATTGCTCGTCGTTTTATCGCTGCTTTCTATCCTGATTGTAAATTCTCTACGACAACAGTATTGGGCAAGGTAGACGAGATAGAGTTTAAGGTTTCTGGCAAAGAAATATTGGATTTGGGTTGGAGAGTTTGCACTGATACCCCTGCAGGCTCCTCCTCTACCCCATCAGATGACAGCCAAGAAGGAACCGCAACAGCCTCCCCTCTACTTCCTACCTTTAAGAAAGGGGAATCAGGACCACACACCCCTACCCTTACTGAAAAGCAAACAACCCCTCCAAAACATTACACTGAGGCCTCTTTGCTTCGTGCAATGGAAACAGCTGGTAAGTTTGTTGAAGACGAAACCCTGCGTGCTGCTATGAAGGAGAATGGTATCGGGCGCCCTTCATCACGTGCAGGAATTATTGAAACGCTCTTTAAACGCCATTATATTCGTCGTAAAAGAAAGAACATAGAAGCTACTGATACAGGTATTGCACTGATTGATACGATTCACGAGAAACTTCTTACATCAGCCGAATTGACGGGTATCTGGGAAAAGAAACTTCGTGATATTGAAGCAAAGAAGTATGATGCTTCTCAATTTATTAATGAGTTAAAAGAGCAGCTTACTAACATAGTCAACGACGTGTTAGCTGACAATTCTTCACGAAAAATTGGTGAAGTAGAAGGTAATAAAGAAAAGTAA
- a CDS encoding cytochrome d ubiquinol oxidase subunit II, with the protein MTYDFLQHYWWFIISLLGGLLVFLLFVQGANSMIFQLGKTEEERRMLINSTGRKWEFTFTTLVTFGGAFFASFPLFYSTSFGGAYWVWVLILFTFIIQAISYEFQNKAGNLFGVRTFQTGLIINGILGPLLLGGAVATFFTGSNFIVEKGNITDFMQPVISHWANGSRGLDVLLNPWVVIFGISVVFLARILGTLYINNNVNDDIIRGRVRKQLLVNTVLFLLFFLPFLIVTLVGEGYAVNEAGVIVMEPMKYLNNLLAMWPLAIILLVGVVLLLFGIVKTVLKPEYVRGIWPAGIGVVLVVLVLFLIAGWNNTAYYPSTADPQSSLTLQNSSSSEFTLKAMFYVSFLVPFVLAYIVYAWRAIDKKAIDRKEIAEDDHAY; encoded by the coding sequence ATGACATACGATTTTCTGCAACACTACTGGTGGTTCATCATCTCACTTTTAGGTGGACTACTTGTCTTCCTGCTGTTCGTGCAGGGTGCAAACTCAATGATTTTCCAGTTGGGTAAGACTGAAGAAGAGCGCCGCATGCTCATTAATTCAACAGGTCGTAAGTGGGAGTTCACCTTTACTACACTTGTAACATTTGGTGGAGCATTCTTTGCTTCATTCCCATTGTTCTACAGTACCAGCTTTGGTGGTGCTTACTGGGTGTGGGTATTGATTCTCTTCACATTTATCATTCAGGCTATTAGCTATGAATTCCAGAACAAGGCAGGTAACCTCTTTGGTGTTCGTACCTTCCAGACAGGATTGATTATTAATGGTATTCTTGGTCCATTGCTCTTAGGTGGAGCTGTTGCAACCTTCTTTACAGGTTCTAACTTCATCGTAGAGAAAGGTAACATTACTGACTTCATGCAGCCTGTTATCTCTCATTGGGCAAATGGTTCACGTGGACTCGACGTACTGCTCAATCCTTGGGTAGTTATCTTTGGTATTTCAGTAGTATTCCTTGCACGTATCCTCGGCACACTCTATATTAATAATAATGTGAACGATGATATTATCCGTGGACGTGTTCGCAAGCAGCTGCTCGTAAATACTGTTCTTTTCTTACTGTTCTTCTTGCCTTTCCTGATTGTAACATTGGTAGGCGAGGGCTATGCAGTAAATGAAGCTGGTGTAATCGTTATGGAGCCAATGAAGTATTTGAACAACTTATTAGCAATGTGGCCATTAGCTATCATTCTGCTTGTAGGTGTTGTTCTCTTGCTTTTCGGAATCGTTAAGACTGTTCTTAAGCCAGAGTATGTACGTGGTATTTGGCCTGCAGGTATTGGTGTGGTATTGGTTGTTTTGGTCCTCTTCCTCATTGCAGGATGGAACAACACAGCTTACTATCCATCAACAGCCGATCCACAGAGTTCATTGACACTTCAGAATAGCTCTTCAAGCGAGTTCACATTGAAGGCTATGTTCTATGTTAGCTTCCTTGTTCCATTCGTTTTGGCATACATTGTTTATGCTTGGCGTGCAATCGACAAGAAGGCTATTGACCGTAAGGAAATTGCTGAGGACGACCACGCTTACTAA
- a CDS encoding cytochrome ubiquinol oxidase subunit I, whose protein sequence is MENLLLAIDPGTVDWSRAQFALTAIYHWLFVPLTLGLAVVMGIMETCYYRTRKEFWRTATRFWQRLFGINFAMGVATGIILEFEFGTNWSNYSWFVGDIFGAPLAIEGILAFFMESTFVAVMFFGWNKVSAGFHLASTWLTGLGATLSAWWILVANAWMQYPIGCTFNPDTMRNEMTSFLDVALSPFAIDKFTHTITSSWILGAAFTVGVSCWYLLRKRHIELAKESIKVGAAVGLVASLLAGSTGHNSAYMVAQSQPMKLAAMEALYEGGTDQSLTAVAWVNPFEQPDYMNQSEPPMRIAVPNMLSILATKDAHGYVPGVKDIIRGYKKADGTMEPSLKEKQERGRNAIQALKDYRAGKNKESNLKVLEKDMKYFGYGYIKDAKQVVPFIPVNFWSFRIMVGLGCFFILIFAVILFIVYKKDITRPRWLQRVGIALIPLAFIASECGWLVAEFGRQPWTIQDMLPTWAAVSDLSSGGIAFTFFLFLVLFTAMLTVEVSIMCKQIKKGPEL, encoded by the coding sequence ATGGAAAACCTACTTTTAGCCATTGATCCAGGAACTGTTGACTGGTCACGTGCACAGTTTGCACTGACAGCCATCTATCACTGGCTTTTCGTTCCCTTGACACTGGGCTTAGCTGTCGTAATGGGAATCATGGAGACTTGTTATTATCGCACCCGAAAGGAGTTTTGGCGTACTGCAACTCGCTTCTGGCAGCGATTATTTGGTATTAACTTTGCCATGGGTGTTGCTACTGGTATCATCCTTGAGTTCGAGTTTGGAACAAACTGGAGCAATTATTCTTGGTTCGTTGGTGACATCTTTGGTGCACCACTTGCCATCGAAGGAATCTTGGCTTTCTTTATGGAGTCAACATTTGTTGCAGTGATGTTCTTCGGTTGGAACAAGGTTTCAGCGGGCTTCCACCTTGCATCAACATGGCTTACTGGATTGGGAGCAACGCTCTCAGCATGGTGGATTCTCGTGGCTAATGCGTGGATGCAGTATCCTATCGGTTGTACATTCAATCCTGATACGATGCGTAATGAGATGACCTCATTCCTCGATGTTGCACTGAGTCCATTTGCAATTGACAAGTTCACACATACCATTACTTCTTCTTGGATATTGGGTGCAGCATTCACAGTTGGTGTAAGTTGCTGGTATCTGCTTCGTAAGCGTCACATAGAGCTTGCAAAGGAGAGTATTAAGGTAGGTGCTGCTGTTGGTCTTGTAGCTTCTCTTTTAGCAGGTTCTACAGGTCACAACTCTGCTTATATGGTAGCGCAATCACAGCCAATGAAGCTTGCAGCCATGGAAGCTCTCTATGAAGGAGGTACTGATCAGAGTTTGACAGCAGTTGCTTGGGTGAACCCATTTGAGCAGCCTGATTACATGAACCAGTCTGAACCTCCTATGCGAATAGCTGTACCTAACATGCTTTCTATCCTTGCAACAAAGGATGCACATGGTTATGTCCCAGGTGTAAAGGATATCATCCGTGGTTATAAGAAGGCTGACGGCACAATGGAACCATCGCTGAAGGAGAAGCAGGAACGCGGCCGTAATGCCATCCAAGCACTTAAAGACTATCGTGCAGGAAAGAACAAAGAGTCTAATCTCAAAGTTCTTGAAAAGGATATGAAGTACTTTGGCTATGGATATATTAAGGATGCTAAGCAGGTTGTACCATTCATTCCTGTTAATTTCTGGTCATTCCGCATTATGGTAGGCCTTGGCTGTTTCTTCATCCTTATCTTTGCAGTGATATTATTTATTGTTTATAAGAAAGATATAACTCGTCCACGCTGGTTACAGAGAGTAGGTATTGCACTCATCCCATTAGCTTTTATTGCAAGTGAGTGTGGATGGCTTGTTGCCGAATTTGGCCGCCAGCCATGGACAATCCAGGATATGCTTCCAACATGGGCAGCAGTGAGCGACCTCTCAAGTGGAGGTATCGCATTCACCTTCTTCCTCTTCCTTGTTCTCTTTACTGCAATGTTGACAGTTGAAGTTAGTATTATGTGTAAGCAAATTAAGAAAGGACCAGAACTATGA
- a CDS encoding DUF4492 domain-containing protein — protein sequence MNKNNFFYRAFDLYYDGFRHMTLGKTLWTVIIVKLAIMFLVLKIFFFPNFLKANAEKGKEGEFIEQQLMKR from the coding sequence GTGAACAAAAACAATTTCTTTTATCGTGCGTTTGACCTCTATTATGACGGGTTTCGGCACATGACATTGGGTAAAACACTTTGGACAGTGATAATAGTTAAGTTGGCTATTATGTTCCTTGTGTTAAAGATTTTCTTCTTTCCAAACTTTCTAAAAGCGAATGCGGAAAAAGGAAAAGAGGGCGAATTCATTGAGCAACAGCTGATGAAAAGATAA
- a CDS encoding TolC family protein, translating to MKKLFTIAMLLGVTLGIHAQEVYSLQKCRELALQNNRQLKVSRMTVDVAENTRKAAKTKYLPRIDALAGYQHFSREISLLSDDQKNAFSNLGTNTFGQLGGQIGQNLTSLAQQGILSPQMAQQLGQLFSNVATPLTQVGNNIGQSINDAFRSNTKNVYAGGIVVNQPIYMGGAIKAANDMAAIGEQVAQNNISLKRQLVLYGVDNAYWLAISLKKKEALATRYRDLAQKLNEDVKKMIREGVATRADGLKVEVAVNTADMQIARIQSGVSLAKMALCELCGLDLNGNIPLSDEGNADLPPTPSTQFDNYTVSSSDTTGLNETRPELRLLQNAVDMSIQNTKLIRSLNMPHVLLTAGYSVSNPNLFNGFQKRFTDLWNIGITVQVPVWTWGENKYKVRASKTATTIAQLEKEDIRKKIDLEIEQNRLRLKDANKQLATSHKNMAAAEENLRCANVGFKEGVMTVTEVMAAQTAWQTSRMAIIDAEISVKLAQTGLQKALGGL from the coding sequence ATGAAAAAGTTATTCACCATAGCAATGTTATTGGGTGTCACCTTGGGCATTCATGCACAGGAAGTGTACTCTCTGCAGAAGTGTCGTGAGCTGGCTTTACAAAACAATCGTCAGTTAAAGGTTTCGCGTATGACAGTAGATGTGGCAGAAAACACACGTAAGGCAGCTAAGACTAAATACCTGCCACGTATTGATGCACTCGCTGGTTATCAACACTTTTCACGAGAGATTTCACTTCTCAGTGACGACCAGAAGAATGCATTTAGCAATCTTGGAACAAATACCTTTGGGCAGTTAGGTGGTCAGATCGGACAGAACTTGACCTCTTTAGCACAACAAGGTATCCTCAGTCCACAGATGGCTCAGCAACTTGGTCAGCTCTTTAGCAATGTTGCGACACCACTCACTCAGGTAGGAAACAATATTGGACAAAGTATCAATGACGCATTTCGTTCAAACACAAAGAACGTCTATGCCGGTGGTATTGTTGTCAATCAACCTATTTATATGGGAGGTGCTATCAAGGCAGCTAACGATATGGCAGCTATTGGTGAGCAGGTTGCACAAAACAATATCAGCCTTAAACGACAGTTAGTCCTCTATGGAGTTGATAATGCGTATTGGCTTGCTATCTCCTTAAAGAAGAAAGAAGCGTTAGCAACTCGCTATCGTGATTTAGCTCAAAAGCTCAATGAGGATGTTAAGAAGATGATACGCGAGGGTGTAGCTACTCGAGCTGATGGATTGAAGGTTGAGGTAGCTGTTAATACAGCTGACATGCAAATTGCTCGTATTCAAAGTGGTGTATCATTGGCTAAGATGGCATTGTGCGAACTTTGTGGTCTTGATTTGAATGGTAATATACCTCTGTCTGATGAAGGTAATGCCGACCTCCCTCCTACTCCATCAACGCAGTTTGACAACTATACTGTCTCTTCTTCAGATACAACAGGGCTTAACGAAACTCGTCCAGAGCTACGCCTCTTACAGAATGCTGTTGATATGAGCATACAGAACACCAAACTTATTCGTTCGCTTAATATGCCTCATGTACTTCTTACAGCTGGTTATTCCGTGTCTAATCCGAATCTCTTTAATGGTTTTCAGAAGCGTTTTACAGATTTATGGAACATAGGAATAACAGTCCAAGTACCAGTATGGACTTGGGGAGAAAACAAATATAAGGTACGTGCAAGCAAGACCGCTACGACTATAGCACAGTTAGAAAAGGAAGATATACGTAAGAAAATAGACTTAGAGATAGAGCAAAATAGACTCCGTCTTAAGGATGCTAACAAGCAACTTGCTACATCTCATAAGAATATGGCTGCAGCAGAAGAGAATCTACGTTGTGCAAATGTAGGCTTTAAGGAGGGCGTTATGACGGTTACAGAAGTCATGGCTGCTCAGACTGCTTGGCAGACTTCACGCATGGCAATCATTGATGCTGAAATTAGTGTCAAGTTAGCACAGACTGGATTACAAAAGGCTCTTGGCGGTTTATAA
- a CDS encoding HlyD family secretion protein, whose protein sequence is MSAKSQHNNILLAVLGFVSVVVIVAVIGYFTIDRTEETIQGEVEVSEYRVACKYPGRITDIKVKEGDFVHKGDVLATLAIPEASTQEKVAEAAAGATDALSALAEGPTRRETVESAYQIYQQAIAANDIAEKTYGRMQRLYDEGVMSAQKRDEAMAAYEATKAGVQVAKSQWELAKNGAQRETKEAARKQAQAARSAVDVVRSVLKETVQHATADGEVETIYPKVGELVGLGSPIMSISMVDDIWGTFNVREDQLKDMKVGTVLKAYAPALDKDIELRVTSLKDKGSYAVWKATKTNGQYDLKTFQVKAKPTKKVEGLKPGMSLILKK, encoded by the coding sequence ATGTCAGCAAAATCACAACATAACAACATTCTATTAGCCGTGTTGGGCTTTGTTTCGGTTGTAGTTATTGTAGCCGTTATTGGTTATTTCACCATTGACCGCACAGAAGAGACCATACAAGGAGAAGTAGAAGTAAGTGAATACCGTGTTGCTTGTAAGTACCCTGGTCGTATCACAGATATTAAGGTGAAGGAAGGTGACTTTGTTCATAAGGGAGATGTCCTTGCAACATTAGCTATCCCTGAAGCAAGTACACAAGAGAAAGTGGCTGAAGCTGCGGCTGGTGCAACAGATGCTTTGAGTGCTTTAGCAGAAGGTCCTACACGTCGTGAGACTGTTGAAAGTGCTTATCAAATTTATCAGCAGGCTATTGCAGCAAATGATATTGCCGAAAAGACTTATGGCCGTATGCAGCGACTCTATGATGAAGGAGTGATGAGTGCACAGAAACGTGATGAGGCTATGGCAGCATACGAAGCAACAAAGGCTGGTGTACAAGTTGCTAAATCACAGTGGGAACTTGCTAAGAATGGTGCCCAGCGTGAGACAAAAGAGGCTGCAAGAAAGCAAGCTCAGGCTGCTCGTTCTGCAGTTGATGTTGTTCGTTCAGTCTTGAAAGAAACCGTACAGCATGCAACAGCAGACGGAGAGGTTGAAACAATCTATCCAAAGGTTGGCGAACTTGTCGGCTTAGGTAGTCCGATTATGAGTATCTCAATGGTTGATGATATATGGGGAACCTTTAATGTTCGAGAGGATCAACTCAAGGATATGAAGGTTGGAACAGTATTGAAAGCGTATGCTCCTGCTCTTGATAAGGACATCGAATTGCGTGTAACTTCCTTAAAGGATAAAGGTTCTTACGCAGTATGGAAGGCCACTAAGACCAATGGACAGTATGATTTAAAGACATTCCAAGTTAAGGCAAAACCAACAAAGAAGGTTGAAGGTTTAAAGCCTGGTATGTCGTTGATACTAAAGAAGTAG
- a CDS encoding ABC transporter permease: MKKLLLYIRRIVNLSAREVGLMIHNPIYICCMVVFPLVIIFFFTSLMSTGQPEKLPCGVVDNDNTSVTRAMIRQLDGFQSTRVAGHYNNVSEARKAIQRNEIYGFLYIPEGTTAKLVSQRQPEVSFYYSNVTLVAGGMLFKDLKTVTTLSSAAVGAAKLQMLGKTPDEIKTIIQPIGLDVHMVGNPWMNYNVYLSSIMIPGILVLFMFLITAYSIGTELKFGRAKEWMSMAGNNILVALTGKLLPQTLIFLTIFLGYEWYVYGYLNFPHPGGLHMIVFLTILTVLSSQSFGVFVFGLMPSLRMSMSVCSLWAVVGFSACGATFPLFAMDGMIEALAQIIPLRHYYMIYQICIFNGYPLIDAWVNVVALIAFASLPILVFRNIKRAMVEYVYIP; this comes from the coding sequence ATGAAGAAGTTACTCTTATACATAAGAAGGATTGTTAATCTCTCTGCTCGTGAAGTTGGATTGATGATACATAACCCCATCTACATCTGTTGTATGGTGGTTTTCCCTCTTGTTATCATCTTTTTCTTTACATCTCTGATGAGTACTGGGCAGCCAGAGAAACTCCCTTGTGGTGTTGTCGACAACGATAACACTTCTGTTACACGTGCTATGATTCGTCAGTTGGATGGTTTTCAAAGTACTCGTGTCGCAGGGCATTACAACAATGTATCTGAAGCACGTAAAGCCATACAGCGCAATGAGATATATGGTTTCCTCTATATCCCAGAAGGAACAACAGCTAAGCTTGTTTCTCAGCGGCAGCCAGAGGTATCTTTCTATTATAGTAATGTGACACTTGTTGCAGGCGGTATGCTTTTCAAAGACCTCAAGACCGTTACAACACTTAGTTCCGCAGCTGTTGGTGCTGCCAAATTACAGATGCTTGGCAAGACTCCTGATGAGATTAAAACAATCATTCAGCCAATAGGTCTCGACGTACACATGGTTGGTAATCCTTGGATGAACTATAATGTTTATTTAAGTAGTATTATGATTCCTGGTATTCTGGTGCTATTCATGTTTCTCATTACAGCCTACTCTATTGGAACAGAGTTAAAGTTCGGACGAGCAAAAGAATGGATGTCTATGGCGGGCAATAATATTCTTGTTGCTCTTACGGGTAAGCTATTACCACAGACCCTCATATTCTTGACTATCTTCTTGGGATATGAATGGTACGTCTATGGTTATCTGAACTTTCCACATCCGGGTGGTCTACACATGATAGTTTTCCTTACTATTCTTACCGTATTGTCATCTCAAAGTTTCGGTGTCTTTGTCTTTGGGTTAATGCCTTCTTTGCGAATGTCAATGAGTGTATGCTCGCTATGGGCAGTGGTAGGGTTTTCAGCTTGCGGTGCAACCTTTCCTCTCTTTGCAATGGATGGTATGATTGAAGCTTTGGCACAGATTATTCCGCTGCGTCATTATTATATGATTTATCAGATATGTATCTTCAATGGTTATCCATTGATTGATGCATGGGTAAATGTCGTTGCGCTGATAGCCTTTGCCTCACTTCCTATTCTTGTGTTTAGGAATATTAAACGGGCGATGGTTGAGTATGTGTATATACCATAA